TTAATTAATTTACTAATTATTAATTATTTTTAGACATACTAAACTTACCATACTTTTTAAATTCTATTTTTTAACGTTGTGAAAAGTATTATTAAATTTAAAACTAAAAATATAACTAAAACCATATTTAAAAAATTAAAAATAATTATTAAAAGAATATTTTTTTAATAACGATATTATTAACCCATCCAGTTTTCCAGCGTGGTTTTTTGCTCGTATCTTTTGATTTTTACAGGATTTTTAGATATATAACCATATTCTCCACCGCCACCAGGGTATATATTTATGGTATTATTTCTAAATTTTTCTATTGTTTGCCCTACAGTCTCGTGTATGGCTTTTAACTCATGTATATCCGATTTTGTGAGTATTTCAATTTCATTTTTAAAGTTACCCAAGTATTTATCATATAAAGTTTGAACAGATTTTGTATTTATACCTTTATCTATTGAAAACGATATTATTTCAGCCAAAGGTATTATTTTATGATAAGGAGGTCTAAAACTAGGATGAATTACTTTATTGTCCTTGGAAAGCTCCCCAGAACGTTCTAGTACTCCTTTCTTAATAGTGCCCCCACATTCTTTACATTTGAATTTGAATTTAATTGCGTCGTCAATATCATATCTTAAATAGCATCTAGTGCATGCCGTTGTATGGTATTTACCCAAATTAGGGTCTAAACCATAATTAGCAACTATTTTATTATTTTTTATCGCATTCTTAATTTCTTCAAAATTATGTTCAACATCTCCAACACTAGAAATTTCCATTTGATTAAATTCCCTACCCATTCTATGAGGATAAAAAGAATGTGCGTCAGAATTACTTAAAAAAGGTATATCCCGTAGTTCTTCGACCATGTCTGCCATATCGGTATCTGCAGATAACCCCAATTCAATATAATCTGGTTTTTTACCATAACAGTCATAAACTGAATCGTATGTTTTATAAAGACTAGTCCAGGGTGTAAAAACGTGTGCGGGACCTATTAGACCACCCAAATCCTTTACAATATCCATTATTTGCTTACCGTCCAACGAAACATTTGGTCTACCTTCATAACTTATATTTTTAGAGTATTTTGAAAAATAATCTATTAACTCGGCTGTTTGACCCAAATTAGGCAAGATTATTAAATGATGAACTCTAAATTTGTCCTCTACTTCGGTTGTTAATACCAGATTGTCATTTAAATGGTTTTTTATCTCATCCAACCATTTTGGATTTAAACAGTCCCCTGTTCCAATTATGTCCAAACCTTTTAACTTTCCATATTTTACAATATTTTCTATACTCATGAATTTAGAGGTTCCCATTGAATATTTTGAATGTAAGTGTAAATCGATGTTTGCTATCATTTTATCACAGATATTTTAAATTAATTGACTAATTGACTAATTGATTAGTTGATTAACTGGTTAGTTTAATAAATTTAATAAAGTTATTATATGTTATTATAAGGCAACAAATTTAAGTTTGTAAATTAATTATGCAATTTTTATTTTAGTATTACAATATGCTAAATTAATATAGTATAATATCTCGTTATATTTTATAATATTGTATAATATCTTATAATATTTTATAATATTTTATAGTATATCGTACTAACTTATAATATAATTACGTATTAATTATCATGATTTACAGGACTACTTATTGGTGACATTATGGACTATGAAAACAAAATATTACAAAAATATAATCTATGTAATAGATGTTACGGCAGAATTTACGCCAAATTAATGAGAATGGGTAATAAAGATAGAGGAACTTCAATAAAAACTGTTATTGCAATGAACTTTGAAAAAAAACTCAAAGAATTATTTGAAGAAAAAAATATGATTATTGAATCATCCACTCAAACTCCATTGTCTGAAACTGATGAAGAAAAAATAAAAAAAATTGAAGAAGAAATATACGAAATTCAAAAAAATTTGACAATTCTAAGAAAAACTGGTTTAAATGGAATTAAAAATGAATATATTATCGAAGAATTGTTAAAAGATGAAATTGAAGAGCAGAAAAACGAAAAAAATAAAGACGAAGATAAAAAAGAAAGTAAAGACGATGTGGAAAACGTTGATAATACTCCATTAACACCCGAACAAAAGTGTCCTTGGTGTAAAGATGTATTTAATCCCGAAAATCTTGAAGAAATATCCAATAAAATCGTAGAAGCTCTTTCAGAATATGAATTTGATAAATTTTTAATAGGTACCAGGTTACCAAAAAGAATGAAAGAATTAGAAAAAGATTTAGAAGTTAACTTTAACGAAAGTAACATGGAAAGTTTAAGAAATGAATTTGGTAGGGAATTAGGCAAAATTTTAACAAATAAGTTGAAAAAGCCCGTCGATAAGGAAACCCCTGATATTGTAGTCATGGTAAACCCTTATAACCAAAAAATATACTTGCAGATAAACCCAATATTTATTAAAGGTAGGTATAAGAAAACAAAAAGAGGAATTCCTCAAAGCCATTGGGACTGTAGAAGTTGCAGGGGCAGAGGATGTGAAAAATGTAATTTCACAGGTAAACAGTACCCCACATCTGTTGAAGAAATAATAGCAGAACCTGTGATGAATATAGCAAAAGGTAGTGGAGAAGCGCTACATGCTGCAGGGCGTGAAGATATAGACGTGAAAATGCTTGGAAAAGGTAGACCTTTCGTTATAGAAATAAAAGAGCCAAAAATTAGAAAAATGGATTTAGATAAAATTACAGAAGAAGTAAATAATAGTGAAGGCGTAGAGATATCAAATTTAGAATATGGTGTAAAAAACGACGTAAGATTCTTCAAAAACGAACCCCATACAAAAACTTACTGTGCTCTAGTATCAATAGTTGAAGAAAAAATAGAAAACTATAATTTTGAAGAAGAAAGCATTAACGAATTACCAGAAAAGCTTGAAAATTTAAGAATCGACCAAAGAACACCCCATAGGGTATCACATAGACGTGCAGATTTAGTAAGAGTTAGAAATGTTTATAAAGCTTGGTGCGAACCAATTGATAACAAATTATTTAAATTGACTGTTTACTGTGATGGGGGATTATATATTAAAGAATTAATAAGCGGAGATGAAGGAAGAACCAAACCTTCAATATCTGAAATTTTAGGAGTCCCTTGTTACTGTAAACTACTTACAGTTATGGATGTTCATGATGAAAATAATCCTGCAAATTATTAAACATCCTTAGATTTTAAATTTTTGAAAAAAATATAAATATTAAAAATTATAATTAGTACACGTTATAGCACAGAAAATATGATAACGTAAATTATTAATGAATGTATAGGAATAAATATATATATGTAAAATATATATGTAAAAAGATATATTAATCATGGTCATACTATTCATGTTTAATTCGTTATTAATCAAAATCCCAAATAAAATTCTAAAAATTAATTTGGGATAGATTTAGAATATGACGCCAATATGGACCCAATATTTTAAATTCTTGGATTAAATAAGTTTATATAGAAACAGCGAGGAGAAACTATGCAAAAAAGCGAAGGATTTAGAAGCAAAACAAGATACAAATTACAAAAACACCCTAGACAAAGAGGCTTATTCCCATTGACTAGAGCTTTAAGAGTTTACAAAGTGGGAGAAACCGTTCACGTTGTATTGGACCCTTCAGTACAAAAAGGTATGCCACACCCTAAATTCCACGGTAAAACTGGAAAAATTGTTGCTCAAAGAGGTAGTTCATACTTAGTTAAAGTTAAAGATGGTGGAAAATACAAAGATATCATCGCAAGACCTCAACACTTGAGAGAATCAAAAGCATAATCTAACTAATTAAAACTACATATTTAAACTAAATATCTAAATATTTCATTTATTTTTTTAATTATATTGTAACGATTTAAATTTACGAATTTTTAATTTTGGTGAAC
The window above is part of the Methanococcus voltae PS genome. Proteins encoded here:
- a CDS encoding TIGR00375 family protein; this encodes MIANIDLHLHSKYSMGTSKFMSIENIVKYGKLKGLDIIGTGDCLNPKWLDEIKNHLNDNLVLTTEVEDKFRVHHLIILPNLGQTAELIDYFSKYSKNISYEGRPNVSLDGKQIMDIVKDLGGLIGPAHVFTPWTSLYKTYDSVYDCYGKKPDYIELGLSADTDMADMVEELRDIPFLSNSDAHSFYPHRMGREFNQMEISSVGDVEHNFEEIKNAIKNNKIVANYGLDPNLGKYHTTACTRCYLRYDIDDAIKFKFKCKECGGTIKKGVLERSGELSKDNKVIHPSFRPPYHKIIPLAEIISFSIDKGINTKSVQTLYDKYLGNFKNEIEILTKSDIHELKAIHETVGQTIEKFRNNTINIYPGGGGEYGYISKNPVKIKRYEQKTTLENWMG
- a CDS encoding tRNA pseudouridine(54/55) synthase Pus10, whose amino-acid sequence is MDYENKILQKYNLCNRCYGRIYAKLMRMGNKDRGTSIKTVIAMNFEKKLKELFEEKNMIIESSTQTPLSETDEEKIKKIEEEIYEIQKNLTILRKTGLNGIKNEYIIEELLKDEIEEQKNEKNKDEDKKESKDDVENVDNTPLTPEQKCPWCKDVFNPENLEEISNKIVEALSEYEFDKFLIGTRLPKRMKELEKDLEVNFNESNMESLRNEFGRELGKILTNKLKKPVDKETPDIVVMVNPYNQKIYLQINPIFIKGRYKKTKRGIPQSHWDCRSCRGRGCEKCNFTGKQYPTSVEEIIAEPVMNIAKGSGEALHAAGREDIDVKMLGKGRPFVIEIKEPKIRKMDLDKITEEVNNSEGVEISNLEYGVKNDVRFFKNEPHTKTYCALVSIVEEKIENYNFEEESINELPEKLENLRIDQRTPHRVSHRRADLVRVRNVYKAWCEPIDNKLFKLTVYCDGGLYIKELISGDEGRTKPSISEILGVPCYCKLLTVMDVHDENNPANY
- a CDS encoding 50S ribosomal protein L21e, coding for MQKSEGFRSKTRYKLQKHPRQRGLFPLTRALRVYKVGETVHVVLDPSVQKGMPHPKFHGKTGKIVAQRGSSYLVKVKDGGKYKDIIARPQHLRESKA